Proteins from a genomic interval of Bradyrhizobium sp. CCBAU 53340:
- a CDS encoding LPS-assembly protein LptD encodes MTAVRRGHLAGWAPRTLVRANAGGLSIRKLVLAVVAVASFAGMIDLAAVAPAAAQSFTYNPRPPRPTPPKAANDGQMLVQATEVDYDYNNSRVSAVGNVQLFYNGTSVEADRVIYDQKTKRLHAEGNIRMTDADGKITYAEILDLSDDYRDGFVDSLRVDTADQTRMAATRADRSSGNYTVFENGVYTACAPCKDDPKKPPLWQVKGARIIHDQQEKMLYFETAQLEFFGVPLAYMPYFSTPDPTVKRKTGFLMPGFTSYTAFGYGVEVPFYWAIAPDMDATFSPRITSKQGVLFQAEFRQRLMDGAYQVRVYGIDQLNPGNFAGLPGDRQFRGGVETKGQFALNDKWVWGWDGVLLSDYYFMSDYRLSAYRDPLGSFLNLPTDALSQLYLTGVGNRSFFDARTMYWLSFSGNQQQVPVVYPVIDYSNVLNYPIFGGEVSYKTNFINLTRNDAAFDPITTTSNTSGLCTILSADPGARSMPNGCLLRGVPGTYTRLTAEAQWRKSYTDPFGEIWTPFAILRADAINADISNQPGVSNYLPVGDTQAFRLMPTVGLEYRYPFINVQPWGSTTIEPIAQLIIRPNETYAGKLPNEDAQSMVFDTTNLFSVDKFSGYDRVEGGGRANVGVQATTQFDKGGAVKVLFGQSYQLFGLNSYAVQDTINTGLDSGLDKPRSDYVASAAYSPNSTYTFSVRSRMDEQTWNIQRFEAEGRANFNRWSVSMMYGNYAAQPELGYLTRREGILTSGSIKVATNWVVTGSARWDLEANKINQYVLGAGYVDDCFVLAANYVTSYSYSAGTTPPVLSHAFMFQIGLRTLATSTGSSSSAGIQ; translated from the coding sequence GTGACGGCCGTCCGCCGAGGACATCTGGCTGGCTGGGCGCCGCGCACCCTGGTGCGCGCGAACGCAGGTGGCTTGTCCATTCGCAAGCTCGTGCTGGCCGTCGTCGCTGTCGCCTCGTTCGCCGGCATGATCGATCTTGCCGCGGTGGCGCCTGCCGCCGCCCAGAGCTTCACCTACAATCCGCGGCCGCCACGTCCGACGCCGCCGAAGGCCGCCAATGACGGGCAGATGCTCGTGCAGGCGACCGAGGTCGATTACGACTACAACAATTCGCGCGTCTCCGCGGTCGGCAACGTCCAGCTGTTCTACAACGGGACCAGCGTCGAGGCCGACCGGGTCATTTACGACCAGAAGACCAAGCGGCTCCATGCCGAAGGCAACATCCGCATGACGGATGCCGACGGCAAGATCACCTATGCCGAGATCCTCGATCTCTCCGACGACTACCGCGACGGTTTCGTCGATTCGCTGCGCGTCGACACCGCCGACCAGACCCGCATGGCTGCGACCCGCGCCGACCGCTCCAGCGGCAATTACACGGTGTTCGAGAATGGCGTCTACACCGCCTGCGCGCCGTGTAAGGACGATCCGAAGAAGCCGCCGCTCTGGCAGGTCAAGGGTGCCCGCATCATCCACGACCAGCAGGAGAAGATGCTGTATTTCGAGACGGCGCAGCTCGAATTCTTCGGCGTGCCGCTCGCCTACATGCCCTATTTCTCGACGCCGGACCCGACCGTGAAGCGCAAGACCGGCTTCCTGATGCCGGGCTTCACCTCCTACACGGCGTTCGGCTACGGCGTCGAAGTTCCGTTCTACTGGGCGATCGCGCCCGACATGGACGCGACCTTCAGCCCGCGCATCACCTCCAAGCAGGGCGTGCTGTTCCAGGCCGAATTCCGCCAGCGCCTGATGGACGGCGCCTACCAGGTCCGCGTCTATGGCATCGACCAGCTCAATCCCGGCAACTTCGCCGGCCTGCCGGGCGATCGCCAGTTCCGCGGCGGCGTCGAGACCAAGGGCCAGTTTGCGCTCAACGACAAATGGGTTTGGGGCTGGGACGGCGTCCTGCTCTCCGACTATTACTTCATGTCGGACTATCGCCTGTCGGCCTATCGCGACCCGCTCGGCTCGTTCCTGAACCTGCCGACGGATGCGCTGTCGCAGCTCTATCTGACCGGCGTCGGCAACCGCAGCTTCTTCGACGCGCGGACGATGTACTGGCTGAGCTTCTCGGGTAACCAGCAGCAGGTCCCGGTCGTCTATCCCGTGATCGACTACTCGAACGTGCTCAACTATCCGATCTTCGGCGGCGAGGTCTCCTACAAGACCAACTTCATCAACCTAACGCGTAATGATGCGGCGTTCGATCCGATCACAACGACCTCCAACACCTCCGGCCTCTGCACAATCCTGTCGGCCGACCCCGGTGCACGCAGCATGCCGAATGGATGTCTGTTGCGCGGCGTCCCCGGCACCTACACCCGCCTGACGGCGGAGGCGCAGTGGCGCAAGTCTTACACCGACCCGTTCGGCGAGATCTGGACGCCGTTCGCGATCCTGCGTGCCGACGCGATCAACGCCGACATCTCCAACCAGCCGGGCGTGTCGAACTACCTGCCCGTCGGCGACACCCAGGCGTTCCGCCTGATGCCGACCGTCGGCCTCGAATACCGCTATCCCTTCATCAACGTTCAGCCCTGGGGCTCGACCACGATCGAGCCGATCGCGCAGCTCATCATCCGCCCGAACGAGACCTATGCCGGCAAGCTTCCGAACGAAGACGCCCAGAGCATGGTATTCGACACCACGAACCTGTTCAGCGTCGACAAGTTCTCCGGCTACGACCGCGTCGAAGGCGGCGGGCGCGCCAATGTCGGCGTGCAGGCGACCACGCAGTTCGACAAGGGCGGCGCCGTCAAGGTGCTGTTCGGCCAGTCCTACCAGCTGTTCGGCCTGAACTCCTACGCGGTGCAGGATACCATCAACACCGGCCTGGATTCCGGCCTCGACAAGCCGCGCTCCGACTACGTCGCCAGCGCCGCCTATTCGCCGAACAGCACCTATACGTTCAGCGTCCGCTCCCGCATGGACGAGCAGACCTGGAACATCCAGCGCTTCGAGGCGGAAGGCCGCGCCAACTTCAATCGCTGGTCGGTCAGCATGATGTACGGCAATTACGCGGCGCAGCCGGAGCTCGGCTATCTGACCCGCCGCGAGGGCATCCTGACCTCGGGCTCGATCAAGGTCGCCACCAATTGGGTGGTGACGGGCTCGGCGCGCTGGGACCTCGAAGCCAACAAGATCAACCAATATGTGCTCGGCGCCGGCTATGTCGACGATTGCTTCGTGCTGGCGGCGAACTATGTAACTTCGTATAGCTATTCTGCGGGCACCACGCCGCCCGTGCTGAGCCACGCGTTCATGTTCCAGATCGGCCTGCGCACGCTGGCGACCTCGACTGGGTCCAGCAGTTCCGCCGGCATCCAGTGA
- a CDS encoding SurA N-terminal domain-containing protein has product MTTPLPVFRLPLLVLGAVLVLAGAPARAQNIVVMVNGDPITDFDIEQRSKLDQLTTQKTPGRQEVINELIDDKIKMKEGKKYGVDPGVSDINQSYEGMAQRMRISPEQLTKSLETKGVRPETLKGRMKSEMVWTSLVRGRYKEKLIVGEKDVADKVRAEGNEKLQIEGTEYKMQPIVLIVPRGSSSAFQETRMKEAESYRQRVTSCDEANSLFRSTPNATIRESVTKTTADLPEALRKVLDDTPIGHLTAPEVTKAGIEMVVLCGRKPTLIDTPKKREIREKMYQEKYEKTQKAYLDELRKAAMIEYRNR; this is encoded by the coding sequence ATGACGACCCCATTGCCTGTCTTCCGCCTGCCCCTTCTCGTCCTCGGTGCCGTCCTGGTTCTGGCCGGCGCACCGGCCCGTGCGCAGAACATCGTCGTCATGGTCAACGGCGATCCGATCACCGATTTCGACATCGAGCAGCGCTCCAAGCTCGACCAGCTGACGACGCAGAAGACGCCGGGCCGTCAGGAGGTCATCAACGAGCTGATCGACGACAAGATCAAGATGAAGGAAGGCAAGAAATACGGCGTCGACCCCGGCGTCTCCGACATCAACCAGTCCTACGAGGGCATGGCGCAGCGCATGCGCATCTCGCCCGAGCAGCTCACCAAGTCGCTCGAGACCAAAGGCGTGCGTCCCGAAACGCTGAAGGGACGCATGAAGTCCGAGATGGTCTGGACCAGCCTCGTGCGCGGCCGTTACAAGGAGAAGCTGATCGTCGGCGAGAAGGACGTCGCCGACAAGGTGCGGGCCGAAGGCAACGAGAAGCTCCAGATCGAGGGCACCGAATACAAAATGCAGCCGATCGTGTTGATCGTGCCGCGCGGCTCGTCCTCGGCCTTCCAGGAGACGCGCATGAAGGAAGCCGAGAGCTATCGTCAGCGCGTCACGAGCTGCGACGAAGCCAATTCGCTGTTCCGCTCGACGCCGAACGCCACCATCCGCGAGAGTGTCACCAAGACCACCGCTGACCTGCCGGAAGCTTTGCGCAAGGTGCTCGACGACACTCCGATCGGCCATTTGACCGCCCCGGAAGTGACCAAGGCCGGCATCGAGATGGTGGTGCTGTGCGGGCGCAAGCCGACCCTGATCGATACGCCGAAGAAGCGCGAGATCCGCGAGAAGATGTATCAGGAGAAGTACGAGAAGACCCAGAAGGCCTATCTCGACGAGCTTCGCAAAGCGGCGATGATCGAATATCGCAACCGCTGA
- the lptG gene encoding LPS export ABC transporter permease LptG: MSMLTNTLGRYFAGRFVVAALGVFAGIFLLLVLVDYIEMVRKTSGLASASAIMVAETSLFRVPQLLEKLTPFCMLIGAMTCYLALSRRLELVVARAAGISAWQFISPALGSALLIGVIATAVYNPMSANLRELSKRMEAELFGSAPGGGIQDASGFWLNQVTSDGQTIINAARSEQQGVRLTGLTLFRFDTEQHFRERIEAREATLEAGRWLFKGVRRFSLDSPPVDQASLEIPTTLTEAQVRNSFSTPETVSFWQLPSYIRSSESSGFATAGYRLQYHKLLAQPFLLAAMVMLAASVSLRFFRMGGVQKMVLSGVGAGFLLYVLSKVTEDLSKAELMHPIAAAWLPVVVGGLTGFLALLYQEDG, from the coding sequence ATGAGCATGCTCACCAACACGCTCGGGCGCTATTTCGCCGGCCGCTTCGTGGTCGCCGCACTCGGCGTGTTCGCGGGCATCTTCCTGCTGCTCGTGCTGGTCGATTACATCGAGATGGTGCGCAAGACCTCAGGGCTTGCGTCCGCCTCCGCGATCATGGTGGCCGAGACCTCGCTGTTCCGGGTGCCGCAGCTCTTGGAGAAGCTGACGCCGTTCTGCATGCTGATCGGCGCCATGACCTGCTATCTCGCCCTCTCCCGCCGGCTCGAGCTCGTGGTGGCGCGCGCCGCCGGCATCTCGGCCTGGCAGTTCATCTCCCCGGCGCTCGGCAGCGCGCTCCTGATCGGCGTGATCGCCACCGCCGTCTACAATCCGATGTCGGCTAACTTGCGCGAGCTCTCCAAGCGCATGGAGGCCGAGCTGTTCGGCTCGGCGCCCGGCGGCGGCATCCAGGACGCATCCGGCTTCTGGCTCAACCAGGTGACCAGCGACGGCCAGACCATCATCAACGCGGCGCGCAGCGAGCAGCAAGGTGTCCGGCTGACCGGGCTCACGCTGTTCCGGTTTGATACAGAGCAGCATTTCAGGGAGCGGATCGAGGCGCGCGAGGCGACGCTCGAAGCCGGTCGTTGGCTGTTCAAGGGTGTACGCCGCTTCTCGCTGGACTCCCCGCCGGTCGACCAGGCGAGCCTGGAGATTCCGACGACGCTGACCGAAGCGCAGGTTCGCAACAGCTTTTCCACACCCGAGACTGTGTCCTTTTGGCAACTACCGAGCTACATCCGCTCCTCCGAGAGCTCGGGGTTCGCGACAGCGGGATATCGACTCCAGTATCACAAGCTGCTGGCACAGCCGTTTTTGCTCGCCGCCATGGTGATGCTCGCGGCTTCCGTGTCGCTGCGCTTCTTCCGGATGGGTGGCGTACAGAAGATGGTTTTGAGTGGCGTGGGCGCAGGCTTTCTGCTCTACGTTCTGTCGAAAGTGACTGAAGACTTGAGCAAGGCTGAGTTGATGCATCCGATCGCTGCGGCGTGGTTGCCCGTGGTGGTGGGCGGCCTCACCGGCTTTTTGGCCTTGCTGTATCAGGAGGACGGATAG